A window of the Lolium perenne isolate Kyuss_39 chromosome 7, Kyuss_2.0, whole genome shotgun sequence genome harbors these coding sequences:
- the LOC127317511 gene encoding uncharacterized protein: protein MGNCQAAEDATVVVQHPGGRVERLYWATSAAEVMRANPGHYVALVTLRVAEDSRRPADPQQRGQRGGGTVRLTRVKLLKPRDTLQLGHAYRLIAIAEVAKAVQARKDEKTRREQRQQQQQLGGSKQAGGESASTGDDKALMDEGLDQLEHQDKDSHHRSNSAKNSRHRQWRPSLHSIAEVSS, encoded by the exons ATGGGGAACTGCCAGGCGGCGGAGGACGCGACGGTGGTGGTGCAGCACCCGGGCGGGCGGGTGGAGCGGCTCTACTGGGCCACCAGCGCCGCCGAGGTCATGCGCGCCAACCCGGGCCACTACGTCGCGCTCGTCACCCTCCGCGTCGCCGAGGACAGCCGCCGTCCGGCCGACCCGCAGCAACGGGGGCAGCGCGGCGGCGGCACGGTGCGGCTGACGCGGGTGAAGCTGCTCAAGCCACGGGACACGCTGCAGCTCGGACACGCCTACCGCCTCATCGCCATCGCCGAGGTCGCCAAGGCCGTGCAGGCCAGGAAGGACGAGAAGACCAGGAGGGAGcagcggcaacagcagcagcagctggGAGGATCGAAGCAGGCCGGCGGTGAGTCTGCATCCACCGGTGACGACAAGGCGCTGATGGACGAGGGTCTTGATCAG CTGGAGCACCAAGACAAGGACAGCCACCACCGGAGCAACTCGGCTAAAAATTCGAGGCATCGCCAGTGGCGCCCTTCTCTGCACAGCATCGCCGAAGTCAGTAGCTGA